The following coding sequences are from one Prochlorococcus sp. MIT 1314 window:
- a CDS encoding M3 family metallopeptidase has translation METSIFQFGKLPEFKKFTPESINKQFPVVIEKIAKDFEKIEKNLSIYLNQNDLNWDLVINPLNEVNEVLRWSWGVISHLNAVKNSESMRDIYSKFLPKIISLSNKFGQSKIIYNSLVKLKETNNFDQIKTRILDKEILDMQHRGISLKIKDQEEFNKISEKLGKLSTDFSNNVLDATNKWFLILNKKSEVDGLPERVLELMAISAHNHLKKDGEVNVKNGPWKLSLDIPSYTSFMTYANDRNLREKLYKAYVGRASEGEKNNSLIIEEILSLRTKQANLLGYKSWAELSLSTKMAKEIKNVENLLEELREPAFKTAKIELETLDNFSKANGVPQSQNIEPWDISYWSELLRKEKLNLDQESLRPWFPLNDVLKGLFKLSEKLFQIKVVEATNDAPLWNDDVLFFNILDKGNQRIASFYLDPYSRPETKRGGAWMDECLNKSNVGKNTLPVAYLVCNQTPPSKDKPSLMSFDEVQTLFHEFGHGLQHMLTTVNLPQAAGINNVEWDAVELPSQFMENWCFHKNTLLNIAKHYKTGEKLSEENFEKLLKNRTFNCGMATLRQLHFAITDLRLHSNIDKNKGKSADAIRREIAEQTTVIYPIQEDQFLCCFSHIFAGGYSAGYYSYKWAEVLSADAFSMFEEADLENTENLKLIGKKFKDTILSLGGSLSPLEIFKLFRGREPKTDSLIRHLGLSGATL, from the coding sequence ATGGAAACTTCAATTTTTCAATTTGGGAAATTACCGGAATTTAAGAAATTCACTCCAGAGAGTATCAATAAACAATTTCCAGTAGTGATAGAAAAAATTGCCAAAGATTTTGAAAAAATAGAGAAAAATTTATCTATTTATTTAAATCAAAATGATTTGAATTGGGATTTAGTTATTAATCCATTAAATGAAGTTAATGAAGTGCTCAGATGGAGTTGGGGAGTAATAAGTCATCTAAATGCAGTAAAAAACTCTGAAAGTATGAGAGATATTTATTCAAAATTTCTCCCCAAAATTATTAGCTTGAGTAACAAATTTGGACAAAGTAAAATAATTTACAATTCTTTAGTCAAGCTTAAAGAGACGAATAACTTTGATCAAATAAAAACCAGAATTTTAGATAAAGAAATTCTTGATATGCAACATCGAGGAATTTCACTAAAAATAAAGGATCAGGAAGAATTTAACAAAATTTCAGAAAAACTTGGAAAGTTATCGACAGACTTTAGTAATAATGTTCTTGATGCTACTAACAAATGGTTCTTAATTCTAAATAAAAAATCTGAAGTTGATGGTCTTCCTGAGCGAGTGCTTGAATTAATGGCAATATCCGCTCACAATCACTTAAAGAAAGATGGCGAAGTTAATGTTAAAAATGGTCCTTGGAAATTAAGTCTCGATATTCCAAGTTATACATCGTTTATGACATATGCTAACGACCGTAATCTTAGAGAAAAACTATATAAGGCATACGTGGGTAGAGCTTCTGAAGGAGAAAAAAATAATTCTCTAATAATCGAAGAGATATTATCTCTAAGAACCAAACAGGCTAATCTTCTTGGTTATAAAAGTTGGGCAGAATTAAGTTTATCAACAAAAATGGCGAAAGAAATTAAAAATGTTGAAAACCTTTTAGAGGAATTAAGAGAACCAGCATTTAAAACAGCAAAAATTGAATTAGAAACCCTCGATAATTTTTCTAAAGCCAATGGGGTGCCTCAATCCCAGAATATCGAGCCATGGGATATAAGTTATTGGTCTGAACTTCTTAGGAAGGAAAAGCTTAATTTAGATCAAGAGTCTTTGCGACCCTGGTTCCCACTAAATGATGTTTTGAAAGGTTTATTTAAACTAAGCGAGAAGCTATTTCAAATTAAAGTAGTTGAAGCAACTAATGATGCACCTTTGTGGAATGATGACGTTTTATTTTTTAATATCCTTGATAAAGGAAATCAAAGAATAGCATCTTTTTACCTCGATCCATATTCTCGACCGGAGACAAAGAGAGGAGGGGCTTGGATGGATGAATGTTTGAATAAAAGTAATGTAGGGAAGAATACTCTCCCAGTTGCTTATCTTGTTTGTAATCAGACCCCACCATCAAAAGATAAACCTAGTTTGATGAGTTTTGATGAAGTTCAGACACTTTTCCATGAATTTGGGCATGGTCTTCAACATATGCTTACTACTGTAAATCTCCCGCAAGCAGCAGGTATCAACAATGTAGAATGGGATGCAGTCGAACTTCCAAGTCAATTTATGGAAAACTGGTGTTTCCATAAAAATACACTTTTAAATATAGCTAAACATTATAAAACGGGAGAAAAATTATCCGAAGAGAATTTCGAAAAACTACTAAAGAATAGAACTTTTAATTGCGGCATGGCTACACTTAGACAATTACATTTTGCAATTACAGATCTAAGATTACACAGCAATATTGATAAAAACAAAGGGAAATCCGCAGACGCCATTAGAAGAGAAATTGCAGAACAGACAACTGTAATTTATCCAATCCAAGAAGACCAATTTCTTTGTTGCTTTAGTCATATATTCGCAGGAGGGTATTCTGCAGGATATTACTCCTACAAATGGGCTGAGGTTCTAAGTGCTGATGCTTTTTCAATGTTCGAGGAAGCTGATCTGGAAAATACAGAAAATTTAAAGTTAATAGGAAAAAAATTTAAAGACACAATACTTAGTTTAGGAGGAAGCTTATCTCCATTAGAAATATTCAAACTATTTAGGGGAAGGGAACCAAAAACAGATTCCTTAATAAGACATCTAGGGCTTTCTGGAGCTACATTATAA
- a CDS encoding NAD(P)H-quinone oxidoreductase subunit 4, with protein sequence MNLESFPWLSSIVLLPLIGALIMPFLSSKEGEDNTFPRNISLSFLFIDFLLIIGVLLQKFDTTISSLQLVERATWLPSIGLEWSLGVDGLSAPLLALSGLITFLSAAASWKIKKKSNLYFALLLIQASAQSLVFLSQDFLLFFLAWELELVPVYLLIAIWGGEKKLYAATKFILYTALASLLILISGLALALSGDTFTLNITDLTNKHVAGSLALLSYLGFLIGFGVKLPIFPLHTWLPDAHGEANAPVSMLLAGILLKMGGYALLRFNVQILPEVHMQIAPALIILGIINIIYGALNAFAQDNVKRRIACSSVSHMGFVLLGIGAVDSLGISGAMLQMISHGLIAAAMFFVTGSFYERTNTLSIPNMGGLAKVLPITFAFFLASSLASLALPGMSGFISEITVFLGITSQEGFSSIFRSITILIAAIGLVLTPIYLLSMCRRVFFGPRIPALATVKEMNGRELTIGFSLLLPTLVIGFWPKVAINLYEASTNALSQQLTLAKLVGLISNIS encoded by the coding sequence ATGAATTTAGAATCTTTCCCTTGGCTATCATCTATTGTTTTACTACCTTTAATAGGGGCATTAATAATGCCTTTCTTGAGTTCGAAGGAAGGGGAAGATAATACATTCCCTAGAAATATTTCATTAAGTTTTTTATTTATAGATTTTTTACTGATAATTGGAGTACTTTTACAAAAATTTGATACTACGATAAGCTCCTTGCAACTTGTGGAAAGAGCTACTTGGTTACCCTCGATAGGCCTAGAGTGGTCTCTTGGTGTAGATGGGTTATCTGCTCCTTTACTAGCTTTGAGTGGGTTAATTACATTTTTATCAGCGGCAGCAAGTTGGAAAATAAAGAAAAAATCTAATTTATATTTTGCTCTTTTATTGATCCAAGCATCAGCTCAGTCATTAGTTTTTCTTTCTCAAGATTTCCTTTTATTTTTCTTGGCTTGGGAACTTGAGTTGGTTCCGGTATATCTTCTTATTGCTATTTGGGGAGGGGAAAAGAAATTATATGCTGCTACTAAATTTATTCTTTATACTGCTTTAGCTTCTTTACTAATACTCATAAGTGGTTTAGCACTTGCCTTGAGTGGTGATACTTTTACTTTAAATATTACAGACTTAACCAATAAACATGTAGCGGGTAGCCTTGCATTACTATCTTATCTTGGCTTTTTAATAGGTTTTGGAGTAAAACTACCTATCTTTCCATTACATACATGGCTTCCAGATGCGCATGGAGAGGCTAATGCTCCTGTATCAATGTTACTTGCAGGGATACTTTTAAAAATGGGAGGCTACGCACTCTTAAGATTCAACGTTCAAATATTACCTGAAGTCCATATGCAAATTGCGCCTGCTTTAATTATTCTTGGAATAATTAATATAATTTACGGAGCACTAAATGCATTTGCACAGGATAATGTCAAAAGAAGAATTGCATGTAGCTCAGTAAGTCATATGGGCTTTGTTCTCTTGGGAATTGGAGCGGTAGATTCTTTAGGGATTAGCGGAGCAATGCTCCAGATGATAAGTCACGGGCTTATTGCAGCGGCAATGTTTTTCGTTACAGGTTCATTCTATGAAAGAACAAATACTCTTTCAATTCCAAATATGGGCGGATTAGCAAAGGTCCTGCCAATAACTTTTGCTTTTTTCTTGGCAAGTTCATTAGCTTCCCTAGCATTACCGGGGATGAGCGGTTTTATTAGTGAAATAACTGTATTCCTAGGTATCACTAGTCAAGAAGGGTTCAGCTCAATCTTTAGATCAATTACAATTCTTATCGCAGCTATCGGTCTAGTATTAACACCAATATATCTACTATCGATGTGTAGAAGAGTGTTTTTTGGTCCTAGAATTCCTGCGCTAGCGACTGTTAAAGAAATGAATGGTAGAGAATTGACAATTGGGTTCAGTTTATTATTGCCTACTTTAGTGATAGGTTTCTGGCCAAAAGTTGCCATAAATTTATATGAAGCTTCAACCAATGCTCTCAGTCAGCAGCTAACTTTAGCTAAATTGGTAGGGCTAATTTCAAATATCAGTTAA
- the thrB gene encoding homoserine kinase → MSIPEVGKKIRVTVPSTTANLGPGFDCLGAALDLNNEFIFTRIEGGGDRFDLIMESTDGNHLRGGPENLVFRAAQKVWESANMDPFALEARVKLAVPPARGLGSSATAIVAGLIGANAIMNSPLSKEKLLELAIDIEGHPDNVVPSLLGGLCLTARSSSQRWRIIRCDWHNSIKAVVAIPAIRLSTSEARKAMPKNVPISDAVTNMGALTLLLNGLKAGNDELIKEGMFDKLHEPYRWKLIKGGLEVKDAALEAGALGCAISGAGPSILALCKKENGRIVSQAMVKAWEKLGVASRAPFLNLQTTGSQFSTVSDK, encoded by the coding sequence ATGTCTATTCCTGAAGTAGGTAAAAAAATAAGAGTAACAGTACCTTCAACAACTGCTAATTTGGGGCCTGGATTTGACTGTCTTGGTGCAGCTTTAGATTTAAATAATGAATTTATTTTTACAAGAATTGAAGGTGGTGGAGATAGGTTTGATTTAATAATGGAAAGTACAGATGGTAATCACCTAAGAGGGGGACCAGAAAACTTGGTTTTTAGAGCGGCTCAGAAAGTATGGGAGAGTGCAAATATGGATCCTTTTGCACTAGAAGCAAGAGTTAAGTTAGCCGTACCACCAGCACGCGGTCTTGGAAGTAGTGCTACAGCAATAGTTGCTGGCCTAATCGGAGCAAATGCAATAATGAACTCCCCACTTTCGAAAGAAAAACTCCTAGAACTTGCCATTGATATTGAAGGTCATCCTGATAATGTAGTTCCTTCTCTCTTGGGGGGGCTTTGCTTGACGGCCCGGTCTTCTTCTCAAAGATGGAGAATAATAAGATGTGATTGGCACAATTCCATTAAAGCTGTTGTAGCAATACCTGCCATTCGTTTAAGCACAAGTGAAGCAAGGAAAGCAATGCCAAAAAATGTGCCTATATCTGATGCCGTTACAAACATGGGGGCACTTACTTTGTTGCTAAATGGATTAAAAGCAGGAAATGACGAATTAATAAAAGAGGGAATGTTTGATAAGCTACATGAACCATACCGATGGAAACTTATTAAAGGTGGGCTGGAAGTTAAAGATGCTGCACTAGAAGCAGGTGCTTTAGGCTGCGCAATTAGTGGGGCTGGGCCAAGTATATTAGCCTTGTGTAAAAAGGAAAATGGTAGAATCGTTAGTCAAGCCATGGTAAAAGCCTGGGAGAAATTAGGCGTTGCAAGTAGAGCTCCATTTTTAAACCTTCAAACAACAGGCAGTCAATTCAGCACAGTCTCTGATAAGTAG
- a CDS encoding glucokinase yields the protein MNFLACDLGGTKVLLGIFEKLINDNSPKLIFKKKYISSEWISFDLILEDFLKNECKNITYPSSACFAVAGPLSNNNAKIINLSWNISGNELQNKFNFKSCELINDFAVQIYGLPYLKKNQYSTIQNGTHSEDFNNDLHAIVGAGTGLGIARGIISGKKVKVLASEGGHVEYSPKSKLEWELKIWLKNHLKVERISCERIVSGNGLSRIAEWRLSKPDAQNHPLQKYLKEIKKNDAARKELPEIICNLSREGDQLMIEVERIWLGAYASLLGDVALQELCLGGLWISGGTAPKHFKNFKSNLFMKHFFDKGRLKDILKAIPLKVILDEDFGLFSAACRAKMLLKT from the coding sequence ATGAATTTTCTTGCTTGTGATTTAGGGGGTACAAAGGTTCTTTTGGGAATATTCGAAAAACTAATAAATGATAATTCGCCTAAGTTGATTTTCAAAAAGAAATATATATCTTCCGAATGGATTTCTTTTGATTTAATACTGGAAGATTTTCTCAAAAATGAATGCAAAAATATTACTTATCCTTCATCTGCATGTTTCGCCGTAGCTGGTCCTTTATCTAACAACAACGCAAAAATCATCAACTTGTCATGGAATATTTCTGGAAATGAATTACAGAACAAATTTAATTTTAAAAGCTGCGAGCTAATAAATGATTTCGCAGTTCAAATCTATGGATTACCTTATTTAAAAAAAAATCAATATTCTACTATCCAAAATGGAACGCATTCTGAAGATTTCAATAATGATTTGCATGCCATTGTTGGCGCAGGGACTGGTTTGGGCATTGCAAGAGGCATAATATCAGGAAAAAAGGTAAAAGTTTTAGCTAGTGAAGGTGGTCATGTTGAATACTCTCCAAAGTCAAAATTAGAATGGGAATTAAAAATTTGGCTTAAGAATCACCTAAAAGTTGAGAGAATATCTTGTGAAAGAATTGTTAGCGGTAATGGTTTATCAAGAATTGCAGAATGGAGACTAAGCAAACCTGATGCCCAAAACCATCCTCTACAAAAATATCTAAAAGAAATTAAAAAAAATGATGCTGCAAGAAAAGAACTACCTGAAATAATTTGCAATCTTTCGAGAGAAGGGGATCAGCTAATGATTGAAGTTGAGAGGATATGGTTAGGCGCTTATGCCTCTTTATTGGGAGATGTTGCTCTTCAAGAATTATGCCTTGGCGGGTTATGGATTTCTGGCGGGACCGCTCCAAAACATTTCAAAAATTTTAAATCAAATTTATTTATGAAACATTTTTTTGATAAAGGAAGATTAAAAGATATTCTTAAAGCAATACCTCTGAAAGTAATTTTAGATGAAGATTTTGGACTATTTAGTGCAGCCTGCAGAGCAAAAATGCTTTTAAAAACTTAG